The following are encoded in a window of Amycolatopsis solani genomic DNA:
- a CDS encoding aminobutyraldehyde dehydrogenase: MTRTLDLTDPATGEVFGTSPVASQSDVDTALAGAAQAFAVWRRSTPAQRQLALLKIADALEARAAEFADLEVRETGKIRSVVLEEEIPECVSALRFFAGAARHLEGTAAGEYAPGHTSVIRREPVGVCAQIAPWNYPLMMAVWKIAPALAAGNTVVLKPAETTPSTAVLLAQVAAEFLPSGAFTVLTGDRDTGRALVRHPSTDLVSITGSTRAGIDVATVAAADLKRTHLELGGNAPLLIFPDADLAATAEGIVGAAFYNAGQDCTAGSRVLVHESIHDDFVASLAKAAAAQTPGVDYGPLNSAAQFSRVEGLISRLPAHARIETGGTRFGSQGFYFSPTVVSGLRQDDEIVQEEIFGPVITVQSFSDEAAGVALANGVPYGLASSVWTRDLAIAARVSAELDFGCVWVNTHGPLVAEMPHGGFGHSGHGKDLSAYAFAEYTRVKHVMTRFA, translated from the coding sequence ATGACCCGTACCCTCGACCTGACCGACCCGGCGACCGGCGAGGTGTTCGGCACCAGCCCGGTCGCCTCGCAGTCCGATGTGGACACGGCGCTGGCGGGAGCCGCGCAAGCGTTTGCGGTGTGGCGTCGGAGCACTCCGGCGCAGCGTCAGCTCGCGCTGCTGAAGATCGCCGACGCCCTGGAGGCCCGGGCCGCGGAGTTCGCCGACCTGGAGGTGCGCGAGACCGGCAAGATCCGGTCGGTCGTCCTCGAGGAGGAGATCCCGGAGTGCGTGAGCGCGCTGCGGTTCTTCGCCGGCGCCGCGCGGCACCTGGAGGGCACCGCGGCCGGGGAGTACGCGCCCGGCCACACGTCGGTGATCCGCCGCGAGCCGGTCGGGGTCTGCGCGCAGATCGCGCCGTGGAACTACCCGCTGATGATGGCGGTCTGGAAGATCGCGCCGGCGCTGGCCGCGGGCAACACCGTGGTGCTCAAGCCGGCCGAGACGACGCCGTCGACCGCCGTGCTGCTGGCCCAGGTCGCGGCGGAGTTCCTGCCGTCGGGCGCGTTCACCGTGCTGACCGGCGACCGCGACACGGGCCGGGCTCTGGTTCGCCACCCGAGCACGGACCTGGTGTCGATCACCGGGTCGACGCGGGCGGGCATCGACGTCGCCACCGTCGCGGCCGCCGACCTCAAGCGCACGCACCTGGAGCTCGGCGGCAACGCGCCGCTGCTGATCTTCCCCGACGCTGACCTGGCCGCGACGGCCGAGGGCATCGTGGGCGCCGCGTTCTACAACGCGGGCCAGGACTGCACCGCGGGCAGCCGGGTGCTGGTGCACGAGTCGATCCACGACGACTTCGTCGCTTCGCTGGCGAAGGCCGCCGCGGCGCAGACGCCGGGCGTCGACTACGGGCCGCTGAACAGCGCGGCGCAGTTCTCGCGCGTCGAAGGCCTCATCTCGCGGCTCCCGGCGCACGCGCGGATCGAAACCGGCGGCACGCGGTTCGGCTCCCAGGGGTTCTACTTCTCCCCCACCGTGGTTTCCGGGCTGCGGCAGGACGACGAGATCGTCCAGGAGGAGATCTTCGGCCCGGTGATCACGGTCCAGTCCTTTTCGGACGAAGCCGCCGGGGTCGCGCTGGCCAACGGCGTCCCGTACGGGCTGGCGTCATCGGTGTGGACTCGCGATCTGGCGATCGCCGCGCGGGTGTCGGCCGAACTGGACTTCGGCTGCGTGTGGGTGAACACGCACGGCCCGCTGGTCGCGGAGATGCCGCACGGCGGGTTCGGCCACTCCGGCCACGGCAAGGACCTCTCGGCGTACGCCTTCGCCGAGTACACCCGCGTCAAGCACGTGATGACGAGGTTCGCATGA
- a CDS encoding purine-cytosine permease family protein translates to MSARVTEVEHNGIAPIPPEEQTSRPRDLFRMAFGGANTFATIILGTLPIAYGLSFRDAALATALGVVAGALVLAPMALFGPRTRTNNAVSSGAHFGVVGRCVGSFLSLLTAIAFFAISVWVSGDAVAGAAQRLFGFDGGAVLRGIAYGVIALATLVVCIYGYRFMLLVNRIAVVLGTAIMLLGILAYGGSFDPGYAGTGTYALGTFWPTFTLAALTALANPISFGAFLGDWARYIPAAFSKRSLLAAPFLAQVATLLPFGFGIATATLVADPADYITGLTAVSPLWYAIPLIVVALIGGLSTGTTSLYGTGLDFSSIFPRLSRVQATLLIGTLSVAFIFVGNFVLDMVSSINAFATLIVLCTSPWMVIMMIGFLQRRGFYDVADLQVFNEGRRGGRYWFARGVNWRAMAAWIPATTLGLLFANTPMIAGPFRDVAGGVDISLLVTLLTAAVAYPVLVKLFPEPPEVFAPAPAVVPAALAAKA, encoded by the coding sequence ATGAGCGCGCGCGTGACGGAGGTCGAGCACAACGGCATCGCGCCCATCCCGCCGGAGGAGCAGACGTCGCGCCCGCGTGACCTGTTCCGGATGGCGTTCGGCGGGGCGAACACGTTCGCCACGATCATCCTCGGCACGCTGCCGATCGCGTACGGCCTGAGCTTCCGCGACGCGGCCCTGGCGACGGCGCTCGGCGTCGTCGCGGGCGCGCTGGTGCTGGCGCCGATGGCGTTGTTCGGGCCGCGCACGCGCACGAACAACGCGGTGTCGTCCGGCGCGCACTTCGGCGTGGTCGGGCGGTGCGTCGGCTCGTTCCTGTCGCTGCTGACGGCGATCGCGTTCTTCGCGATCTCGGTCTGGGTCAGCGGCGACGCGGTGGCCGGCGCGGCCCAGCGGCTGTTCGGTTTCGACGGCGGCGCGGTGCTGCGCGGGATCGCGTACGGCGTGATCGCGCTCGCGACGCTCGTCGTGTGCATCTACGGCTACCGGTTCATGCTGCTGGTCAACCGGATCGCGGTGGTCCTCGGCACGGCGATCATGCTGCTGGGCATCCTGGCGTACGGCGGCTCGTTCGACCCGGGCTACGCGGGCACGGGGACGTACGCGCTGGGCACGTTCTGGCCGACGTTCACCCTCGCGGCCCTGACGGCGCTGGCCAACCCGATCTCGTTCGGCGCGTTCCTGGGCGACTGGGCGCGGTACATCCCTGCTGCGTTCAGCAAGCGTTCCCTGCTGGCGGCGCCGTTCCTGGCCCAGGTGGCGACGTTGCTCCCGTTCGGCTTCGGCATCGCGACGGCGACACTGGTCGCCGACCCGGCCGACTACATCACGGGCCTGACGGCGGTTTCCCCGCTGTGGTACGCGATCCCGCTGATCGTGGTCGCGCTGATCGGCGGCCTGTCGACGGGCACGACGTCGTTGTACGGCACGGGCCTGGACTTCAGCTCGATCTTCCCGCGGCTGTCGCGGGTCCAGGCGACGCTGCTGATCGGGACGCTGAGCGTGGCGTTCATCTTCGTCGGCAACTTCGTGCTGGACATGGTGTCGAGCATCAACGCGTTCGCGACGCTGATCGTGCTGTGCACGTCCCCGTGGATGGTGATCATGATGATCGGCTTCCTCCAGCGCCGCGGTTTCTACGACGTGGCGGACCTGCAGGTGTTCAACGAGGGCCGCCGAGGCGGCCGCTACTGGTTCGCGCGCGGGGTGAACTGGCGCGCGATGGCGGCGTGGATCCCGGCGACGACTCTGGGGTTGTTGTTCGCGAACACGCCGATGATCGCGGGGCCGTTTCGCGATGTGGCGGGAGGCGTGGACATCAGCCTGCTGGTGACGCTGCTGACCGCGGCGGTGGCGTACCCGGTGCTGGTGAAGCTGTTCCCGGAGCCGCCGGAGGTCTTCGCGCCGGCTCCCGCCGTGGTCCCTGCCGCTCTCGCCGCGAAAGCCTGA
- the dxs gene encoding 1-deoxy-D-xylulose-5-phosphate synthase, producing the protein MTMLESLSGPADLKRMSVEDLGELAAEIRDFLVDKVRRAGGHLGPNLGVVELTLALHRVFDSPRDAIVWDVGHQAYVHKIVTGRVAGFDLLRQTGGVTGYPSRAESDHDWVESSHASSGLSYVDGLAKAFALDGGGRHAIAVVGDGALTGGMCWEALNNIAAHRDRPVVIVINDNGRSYSPTIGGLADHLAALRLQPGYERLLDGGREILKHTPVVGKPIYAALHAAKAGLKDALSPQAMFSDLGLKYLGPVDGHDQVALEKAFHSAKAFGGAVIVHVVTEKGHGYAPAVNNEHDQMHQTDPIDPETGLPPVKGPSWTGVFGEELAKIGAEREDVVAITAAMLRSTGLDKFAESFPDRWYDVGIAEQHAVTSAAGLAMGGRHPVVAIYSTFLNRAFDQVLMDVALHRLPVTLVLDRAGITGPDGPSHHGMWDLSLLGMVPGMRVAAPRDPATLREELNEAVDVADGPTALRFSKGKVGTDVAAVERIGTVDVLRRPKEGADVLLVTVGAFATLGLAAADRLADQGIGVTVVDPRWVLPVPAELVALASQHKLVVTVEDSGRHGGFGSACAAMFRDAECDVPLRDLAVPQTFHDLGSRDEVLARIGLTAQDVARRVTEWASGRLGSAEEPAPKDANRS; encoded by the coding sequence GTGACGATGCTGGAGTCCCTCAGCGGACCGGCGGACCTGAAGCGCATGAGTGTCGAGGACCTCGGCGAACTGGCTGCCGAGATCCGGGACTTCCTCGTCGACAAGGTCCGCCGCGCGGGCGGGCACCTGGGGCCGAACCTCGGCGTCGTCGAGCTCACGCTGGCGCTGCACCGGGTGTTCGACTCGCCGCGCGACGCGATCGTGTGGGACGTCGGTCACCAGGCGTACGTGCACAAGATCGTCACCGGCCGCGTCGCCGGGTTCGACCTGCTGCGCCAGACCGGCGGCGTCACCGGTTACCCGTCGCGCGCGGAGAGTGACCACGACTGGGTGGAGAGCAGCCACGCGTCGTCCGGTCTGTCCTATGTGGACGGCCTGGCGAAGGCGTTCGCGCTGGACGGTGGCGGGCGGCACGCGATCGCCGTCGTCGGCGACGGCGCGCTCACCGGCGGGATGTGCTGGGAGGCGCTCAACAACATCGCCGCCCACCGGGACCGCCCGGTCGTCATCGTGATCAACGACAACGGCCGGTCGTACTCGCCGACCATCGGCGGCCTGGCCGACCACCTCGCCGCGCTGCGCCTGCAGCCCGGCTACGAGCGGCTCCTCGACGGCGGCCGCGAGATCCTCAAGCACACCCCGGTCGTCGGTAAGCCGATCTACGCCGCGCTGCACGCCGCGAAGGCCGGGCTGAAGGATGCGCTGAGCCCGCAGGCGATGTTCTCCGACCTCGGCCTGAAGTACCTCGGCCCGGTCGACGGCCACGACCAGGTGGCGCTGGAAAAGGCGTTCCACAGCGCGAAGGCGTTCGGCGGCGCGGTGATCGTGCACGTGGTGACCGAGAAGGGCCACGGCTACGCGCCCGCGGTCAACAACGAGCACGACCAGATGCACCAGACCGACCCGATCGACCCGGAGACCGGCCTGCCGCCGGTGAAGGGCCCGAGCTGGACCGGCGTCTTCGGCGAGGAGCTGGCGAAGATCGGCGCCGAGCGCGAGGACGTCGTCGCGATCACCGCGGCGATGCTGCGCTCGACCGGGCTGGACAAGTTCGCCGAGTCCTTCCCGGACCGCTGGTACGACGTCGGGATTGCCGAGCAGCACGCGGTCACCTCGGCGGCCGGGCTCGCGATGGGCGGGCGGCACCCGGTGGTCGCGATCTACTCGACGTTCCTCAACCGCGCGTTCGACCAGGTCCTGATGGACGTCGCGCTGCACCGCCTGCCGGTGACGCTGGTGCTCGACCGCGCCGGCATCACCGGGCCGGACGGGCCGAGCCACCACGGCATGTGGGACCTCTCGCTGCTCGGCATGGTCCCGGGCATGCGCGTCGCGGCCCCGCGCGACCCGGCGACGCTGCGCGAGGAGCTGAACGAAGCAGTCGACGTGGCCGACGGCCCGACGGCGCTGCGGTTCTCGAAGGGCAAGGTCGGCACCGACGTCGCCGCCGTCGAGCGGATCGGCACGGTCGACGTGCTGCGCCGCCCGAAGGAGGGCGCGGACGTCCTGCTGGTGACGGTCGGCGCGTTCGCGACGCTCGGGCTCGCGGCCGCGGACCGGCTGGCCGACCAGGGCATCGGCGTGACGGTCGTGGACCCGCGCTGGGTCCTGCCGGTGCCGGCCGAACTGGTCGCGCTGGCGTCGCAGCACAAGCTGGTGGTGACGGTCGAGGACAGCGGCCGCCACGGCGGCTTCGGCTCGGCGTGCGCGGCGATGTTCCGCGACGCCGAGTGCGACGTCCCGCTGCGCGACCTGGCGGTCCCGCAGACGTTCCACGACCTGGGGAGCCGCGACGAGGTCCTGGCCCGCATCGGCCTGACGGCCCAGGACGTGGCCCGCCGGGTGACGGAGTGGGCTTCGGGCCGGCTGGGCTCGGCCGAGGAGCCGGCCCCCAAGGACGCCAACCGCAGCTGA
- a CDS encoding aldehyde dehydrogenase family protein codes for MADFFIGGDWVDAVDGGRREIRCPADGSLVAAVAEGTAKDTEAAIAAARRAFDTGPWPGTPAHLRGDLLLRTADLLDRDAEAFARAESLDTGKRLVESRYDMADIAACLRYFGKLAAQDAGRVVDTGNPDAISRIVHEPVGVCGLITPWNYPLLQTVWKIAPALAAGNTFVLKPSELTPHTAILFLKLLTEAGLPPGTGNLVLGAGAEVGAPLAAHPDVDLVSFTGGLATGKVIAASAAATVKKVALELGGKNPNVVFADADFETAVDYALTAVFLHSGQVCSAGTRLIVQREWHDEFVDELVRRAERIRLGGPFDDRAETGPLISAAHRSKVEAYVAAALAEGAVLRTGGARPADPALADGCYYLPTILDDVRQGSSAVTEESFGPVLTVETFTDEDDAVRIANDTHYGLAGAVFTQDASRAQRVAGRLRHGTVWINDFHPYLPQAEWGGFKQSGFGRELGPTGLAEYTEVKHVYQNLRPGPQHWFAG; via the coding sequence ATGGCGGACTTCTTCATCGGCGGCGACTGGGTGGACGCGGTGGACGGCGGGCGCCGCGAGATCCGCTGCCCGGCCGACGGTTCCCTGGTCGCGGCGGTCGCCGAGGGAACAGCCAAGGACACCGAGGCGGCCATCGCGGCGGCGCGGCGGGCGTTCGACACCGGCCCGTGGCCCGGCACGCCCGCGCACCTGCGCGGTGACCTGCTGCTGCGCACCGCGGACCTGCTCGACCGCGACGCGGAGGCGTTCGCGCGCGCCGAGTCGCTCGACACCGGCAAGCGCCTGGTCGAAAGCCGCTACGACATGGCCGACATCGCGGCCTGCCTGCGGTATTTCGGCAAGCTGGCGGCGCAGGACGCCGGGCGCGTCGTCGACACCGGCAACCCGGACGCGATCAGCCGGATCGTGCACGAGCCGGTCGGCGTCTGCGGGCTGATCACGCCGTGGAACTACCCGCTGTTGCAGACGGTGTGGAAGATCGCGCCGGCGCTGGCCGCGGGCAACACGTTCGTGCTCAAGCCCAGCGAGCTGACGCCGCACACGGCGATCCTGTTCCTGAAGCTGCTCACCGAGGCGGGCCTGCCGCCGGGCACGGGCAACCTGGTGCTCGGCGCGGGGGCCGAGGTGGGCGCGCCGCTGGCGGCGCACCCGGACGTCGACCTGGTGTCGTTCACCGGCGGGCTCGCGACCGGCAAGGTGATCGCCGCCTCGGCCGCGGCCACGGTCAAGAAAGTGGCCCTCGAGCTGGGCGGTAAGAATCCGAACGTGGTCTTCGCCGACGCCGATTTCGAGACGGCGGTCGACTACGCGCTGACCGCGGTGTTCCTGCACTCCGGCCAGGTCTGCTCGGCGGGCACTCGGCTGATCGTGCAGCGGGAGTGGCACGACGAGTTCGTCGACGAGCTGGTGCGCCGCGCCGAGCGGATCCGCCTGGGCGGCCCGTTCGACGACCGCGCGGAGACCGGCCCGCTGATTTCGGCGGCGCACCGGTCCAAGGTGGAGGCGTACGTGGCGGCGGCACTGGCCGAGGGAGCGGTGCTGCGCACGGGCGGCGCCCGTCCCGCCGACCCCGCGCTGGCGGACGGCTGCTACTATCTGCCGACGATCCTGGACGACGTCCGGCAGGGCTCGTCGGCGGTGACCGAGGAGTCGTTCGGGCCGGTGCTGACGGTGGAGACGTTCACCGACGAGGACGACGCGGTCCGCATCGCCAACGACACGCACTACGGCCTCGCGGGCGCGGTGTTCACCCAGGACGCTTCGCGCGCGCAGCGGGTGGCCGGGCGGCTGCGCCACGGGACGGTGTGGATCAACGACTTCCACCCGTACCTGCCGCAGGCCGAGTGGGGCGGCTTCAAGCAGTCCGGGTTCGGCCGCGAGCTGGGTCCGACGGGGCTGGCGGAGTACACCGAGGTCAAGCACGTCTACCAGAACCTGCGCCCGGGCCCGCAGCACTGGTTCGCGGGCTGA
- a CDS encoding TIGR03086 family metal-binding protein produces MTPLEDFDLAASTVTGLVSAVEAWHAPTACADWDVRAVVNHLAHGNAKVAFWAGAGPPAPEGDYLGESPVEAFAASVLRARSVLMSPGLFTRTVTTPLGEVPGVFLVHMRVNEYVVHGWDIADAGGGPTDLLPDLAAGALEQWRSRFGATPRQPGGPFGPEVEAPAEATAADRLAAFLGRRSVRA; encoded by the coding sequence ATGACCCCACTCGAGGACTTCGACCTGGCAGCTTCGACCGTGACCGGCCTGGTGTCGGCGGTCGAGGCCTGGCACGCACCGACGGCGTGCGCGGACTGGGACGTGCGCGCGGTCGTGAACCACCTGGCGCACGGGAACGCGAAGGTGGCGTTCTGGGCCGGGGCGGGCCCACCCGCCCCGGAGGGCGACTACCTGGGTGAGTCCCCGGTCGAGGCGTTCGCGGCTTCGGTCTTGCGTGCCCGGTCGGTGCTGATGTCGCCGGGATTATTCACGCGGACGGTGACGACTCCGCTGGGTGAGGTGCCGGGGGTGTTCCTGGTGCACATGCGGGTGAACGAGTACGTGGTGCACGGGTGGGACATCGCGGACGCTGGTGGCGGGCCTACGGATCTGTTGCCGGACTTGGCGGCGGGAGCGCTGGAGCAGTGGCGCTCCCGCTTCGGGGCGACGCCGCGCCAGCCGGGCGGACCGTTCGGCCCGGAGGTGGAGGCCCCCGCGGAGGCAACGGCGGCGGACCGGCTGGCGGCGTTCCTGGGGAGGAGGTCGGTACGAGCCTGA
- a CDS encoding class I SAM-dependent RNA methyltransferase has translation MTSWLGRVLEVEVGPVAHGGHCVARADGRVVFVRHALPGERVRVEVTEDNGGSFCRGDAVEVLSAAEARVEPPCPLAVPGGCGGCDWQHATPSYQRELKAAVVAEQLQRLAGIEREIVVEALEGGPLDWRSRVRLVAGQDGRAGLRAHHSHRVVPLEKCPIAVPGALDDVLARRWRPGAELEVTSDGDGGRHVRELSTVRGKVRARQLAGGVAVQHAAGRDWRLDAHGFWQVHPAAAPTLAAVVAEWAEAPAGGSAWDLYAGVGLFASVLASQVGPSGRVLAVESGRRAVSDGERNLADLPQVSWQAGRVEHVLASAPKPVDVVVLDPPRKGAGKAVVESIVAGSPDRIVYVACDPAALARDLATFASHGYSLTDLRAFDAFPMTHHVECVALLS, from the coding sequence ATGACCAGCTGGCTGGGCCGCGTGCTCGAGGTCGAGGTCGGACCGGTCGCGCACGGCGGCCACTGCGTCGCGCGCGCCGACGGCCGGGTCGTGTTCGTCCGGCACGCGCTGCCGGGCGAGCGGGTCCGCGTCGAGGTCACCGAGGACAACGGCGGTTCGTTCTGCCGCGGCGACGCGGTGGAGGTGCTGTCGGCGGCCGAGGCACGCGTCGAGCCGCCCTGCCCGCTCGCAGTGCCCGGCGGCTGCGGCGGGTGCGACTGGCAGCACGCGACGCCGTCGTACCAGCGCGAGCTGAAGGCCGCCGTGGTCGCGGAGCAGCTGCAGCGGCTGGCGGGGATCGAGCGCGAGATCGTCGTGGAAGCGCTGGAGGGCGGGCCGCTGGACTGGCGCAGCCGCGTCCGGCTGGTCGCCGGCCAGGACGGGCGCGCGGGCCTGCGCGCCCACCACAGCCACCGCGTGGTGCCGCTGGAGAAGTGCCCGATCGCGGTGCCGGGCGCGCTGGACGACGTCCTGGCGCGCCGCTGGCGCCCGGGCGCCGAGCTGGAGGTGACCAGCGACGGCGACGGCGGGCGGCACGTCCGCGAGCTGTCGACGGTCCGCGGCAAGGTCCGCGCCCGCCAGCTGGCGGGCGGCGTGGCGGTCCAGCACGCGGCGGGCCGCGACTGGCGCCTCGACGCCCACGGCTTCTGGCAGGTCCACCCGGCGGCGGCCCCCACGCTCGCGGCGGTCGTCGCGGAGTGGGCGGAAGCCCCGGCCGGCGGGTCGGCGTGGGACCTGTACGCCGGCGTCGGGCTGTTCGCGTCGGTGCTGGCTTCGCAGGTCGGGCCGTCGGGCCGCGTGCTGGCGGTCGAATCGGGCCGCCGCGCGGTTTCGGACGGTGAGCGGAACCTGGCGGACCTGCCCCAGGTGTCCTGGCAGGCGGGGCGCGTGGAGCACGTGCTGGCGTCGGCGCCCAAGCCGGTCGACGTCGTGGTCCTGGACCCGCCCCGCAAGGGCGCGGGCAAGGCGGTCGTGGAGTCGATCGTCGCGGGCTCGCCGGACCGCATCGTGTACGTGGCCTGCGACCCGGCGGCACTGGCCCGCGACCTGGCGACTTTCGCGTCGCACGGGTATTCGCTGACCGATCTGAGGGCGTTCGACGCGTTCCCGATGACGCACCACGTGGAGTGCGTGGCGCTGCTGTCCTGA
- a CDS encoding APC family permease, translating into MSKFPTVLKRLVLGRPFRSDRLAHTLLPKRIALPIFASDALSSVAYAPEEIFLTLSVAGLSAYALAPWIGIMVALVMLVVVASYRQNVHAYPSGGGDYEVANTNLGGKFGLTVASALLVDYVLTVAVSTSSGVANIGSAVPWVAQHKVLASIVIVVVLTSLNLRGIRESGKAFAIPTYGFIAGILVMVVWGLVQAATGTEMKAESAGFTLNAEGTFAGVAYAFLVLRAFSSGAAALTGVEAISNGVPAFQKPKSKNAATTLLMMGLLAVTMLVGIITLATITDVKFAEDPAEQLAGAPAGYEQKTIVAQIAHAVFADFPPAFYYISFSTGIILLLAANTAFNGFPVLGSILAQDRYLPRQLHTRGDRLAFSNGILFLAAFALVLIIAFDAEVTRLIQLYIVGVFVSFTVSQAGMIRHWNRLLARETDPAVRRRMRRSQTVNAVGLTMTGVVLVIVLITKFLLGAWIAIAAMVAIFVLMTAIRRHYDRVADELKDLGDTPTVLPSRNHAIVLVSKLHRPTLRALAYAKAMRPDVLEAVTVNVDDADTRRLTAEWDAHNFKVPLKVVESPYREITKPVLDYVKRVRGDNPRNVVTVFIPEYVVGHWWEQVLHNQSALRLKGRLLFQSGVIVASVPWQLESSAKAAARVRTERPAAGDVRRGFSPNGKRAAAPKPKEPAE; encoded by the coding sequence GTGTCGAAGTTCCCGACCGTGCTGAAACGCCTGGTCCTCGGACGTCCGTTCCGCAGTGACAGGCTCGCTCACACGCTCCTCCCGAAGCGCATCGCGCTGCCTATCTTCGCGTCCGACGCGCTCTCGAGCGTGGCGTACGCGCCGGAAGAGATCTTCCTGACGCTGAGCGTCGCGGGTCTCTCCGCGTACGCGCTGGCGCCGTGGATCGGCATCATGGTCGCGCTGGTCATGCTGGTCGTCGTCGCGTCCTACCGGCAGAACGTGCACGCCTACCCGAGCGGCGGCGGCGACTACGAGGTCGCCAACACGAACCTGGGCGGGAAGTTCGGCCTCACCGTGGCCAGCGCGCTGCTCGTGGACTACGTGCTGACCGTCGCGGTGTCCACTTCGTCCGGTGTGGCCAACATCGGCTCCGCCGTCCCGTGGGTGGCGCAGCACAAGGTGCTCGCGTCGATCGTCATCGTGGTCGTGCTGACGTCGCTGAACCTGCGCGGCATCCGGGAGTCGGGGAAGGCCTTCGCGATCCCGACGTACGGGTTCATCGCGGGCATTCTGGTCATGGTCGTGTGGGGCCTGGTGCAGGCGGCCACCGGCACCGAGATGAAGGCCGAAAGCGCCGGGTTCACGCTGAACGCCGAAGGAACTTTCGCCGGCGTCGCGTACGCGTTCCTGGTGCTGCGCGCGTTTTCTTCCGGCGCGGCGGCGCTGACCGGGGTCGAGGCGATCAGCAACGGCGTCCCGGCGTTCCAGAAGCCGAAGTCGAAGAACGCGGCGACCACGCTGCTGATGATGGGCCTGCTCGCGGTCACCATGCTGGTCGGCATCATCACGCTCGCCACGATCACCGACGTCAAGTTCGCCGAAGACCCGGCGGAGCAGCTCGCCGGCGCGCCCGCCGGCTACGAGCAGAAGACGATCGTCGCGCAGATCGCGCACGCGGTGTTCGCCGACTTCCCGCCGGCGTTCTACTACATCTCCTTCTCCACCGGCATCATCCTGCTGCTGGCCGCGAACACCGCGTTCAACGGCTTCCCGGTGCTGGGCTCGATCCTCGCGCAGGACCGCTACCTGCCGCGGCAGCTGCACACGCGCGGCGACCGGCTGGCGTTCTCCAACGGCATCCTGTTCCTGGCGGCCTTCGCGCTGGTGCTGATCATCGCGTTCGACGCCGAGGTCACCCGGCTCATCCAGCTCTACATCGTGGGCGTGTTCGTGTCGTTCACGGTGAGCCAGGCCGGCATGATCCGGCACTGGAACCGGTTGCTGGCCAGGGAAACCGACCCGGCGGTGCGGCGGCGGATGCGGCGCTCGCAGACGGTCAACGCGGTCGGCCTGACGATGACCGGCGTGGTGCTGGTGATCGTGCTCATCACCAAGTTCCTGCTCGGCGCGTGGATCGCGATCGCGGCGATGGTGGCGATCTTCGTGCTGATGACGGCGATCCGGCGGCACTACGACCGCGTCGCCGACGAGCTGAAGGACCTCGGCGACACCCCGACGGTGCTGCCGTCGCGCAACCACGCCATCGTGCTGGTGTCCAAATTGCACCGTCCGACGCTGCGCGCGCTGGCCTACGCCAAGGCGATGCGCCCGGACGTCCTCGAAGCCGTGACGGTCAACGTGGACGACGCGGACACCCGCCGGTTGACCGCCGAGTGGGACGCGCACAACTTCAAGGTGCCGCTGAAGGTCGTCGAGTCGCCCTACCGCGAAATCACGAAGCCGGTGCTCGACTACGTGAAGCGCGTGCGCGGCGACAACCCGCGCAACGTCGTCACCGTGTTCATCCCGGAGTACGTGGTCGGGCACTGGTGGGAACAGGTGCTGCACAACCAGAGCGCGCTGCGGCTCAAGGGCCGCCTGCTGTTCCAGTCCGGCGTGATCGTGGCGAGCGTGCCGTGGCAGCTGGAGTCCTCGGCGAAGGCGGCCGCGCGCGTCCGGACCGAACGGCCCGCGGCCGGCGACGTCCGGCGCGGTTTTTCGCCCAACGGGAAGCGGGCCGCCGCGCCGAAGCCGAAGGAGCCTGCCGAATGA
- a CDS encoding potassium channel family protein: MHVVIMGCGRVGASLAAALERLGHEVAVIDKNQQAFRRLGSDFHGQQVVGVGFDRKVLIEAGIERAGAFAAVSSGDNSNIISARVARENFGIEHVVARIYDHKRAAVYERLGIPTVATVPWTTDRFLRTLLPDGVASAWRDPSGNVALLQLPLHEGWVGHSVRSLQEATGARVAFIMRFGTAVLPDTKTVVQDGDDVWVAARSGTVSDVTSVAHREPEDEA, encoded by the coding sequence GTGCACGTGGTGATCATGGGATGCGGCCGGGTCGGCGCGTCCCTGGCCGCTGCGCTGGAGCGGCTCGGCCACGAGGTGGCCGTCATCGACAAGAACCAGCAGGCGTTCCGCCGGCTCGGCAGCGACTTCCACGGCCAGCAGGTCGTCGGGGTCGGCTTCGACCGCAAGGTGCTCATCGAGGCGGGCATCGAGCGGGCCGGCGCGTTCGCCGCGGTCTCCAGCGGCGACAACTCGAACATCATTTCGGCGCGGGTCGCCCGCGAGAACTTCGGCATCGAGCACGTGGTGGCGCGGATCTACGACCACAAGCGCGCGGCGGTGTACGAGCGGCTGGGCATCCCGACGGTCGCGACCGTGCCGTGGACCACCGACCGGTTCCTGCGGACGCTGCTGCCGGACGGCGTGGCGTCGGCGTGGCGGGACCCGTCGGGCAACGTCGCGCTGCTGCAGCTGCCGCTGCACGAGGGCTGGGTCGGGCACTCCGTCCGGTCCCTGCAGGAGGCGACCGGCGCGCGCGTGGCGTTCATCATGCGCTTCGGCACCGCCGTGCTGCCGGACACCAAGACCGTGGTGCAGGACGGCGACGACGTCTGGGTCGCCGCGCGCTCGGGCACCGTCAGCGACGTGACCAGCGTGGCGCACCGCGAACCGGAGGACGAGGCATGA